ACGCGGACGTGGACAACGCCTGCCAGGTCTACCACGTGTGCATGCCGCTCTTCGACGCCGACGGGGACCTGCACGGCTCCTATCACTTCTCCTTCGTCTGCGGCAACGCGACGGTCTTCTGCCAGCAAACGCTCACGTGTATTGTCCCCAACGAGTTCTGCCGCTGTGAGGACTCGCCAGAACACTACGACTTCGTGAATGCGCGGTTCGCGAAGGTGCATTAGGTAGAGGAGCTGGAGAAGTAGAGGCTGGGATAAGAGattagaggtggtggaggagaattagaggaggaggtgaagtgtgTGGGTGGGATATGAGAGCAGAGGTGAAGTGATTGAGTGGGATATGAAATCAGAGGTGGAGAAGTGATTGGGTGGGATgcgaaagtagaggaggaaatggagaagtgaGTGGATGAGATACGGttcgataggaggaggaggtggaggtgaagtgaCTGAAGGGGATACGGAAATTAAAGATAAGATGCTCGTGTAAATGGTTG
The window above is part of the Eriocheir sinensis breed Jianghai 21 chromosome 44, ASM2467909v1, whole genome shotgun sequence genome. Proteins encoded here:
- the LOC126980326 gene encoding U-scoloptoxin(01)-Cw1a-like, whose protein sequence is MLRPALLLLPLFAVSLAHFRYAFPLHYDDLLISPLVTSFSCDNRPYGYYADVDNACQVYHVCMPLFDADGDLHGSYHFSFVCGNATVFCQQTLTCIVPNEFCRCEDSPEHYDFVNARFAKVH